One window of the Staphylococcus equorum genome contains the following:
- a CDS encoding AEC family transporter — MTQQFIIIILLIALGYALKRINYFKANDSQVFATLVLNVTLPSLVIVNLNEADLDLSLSVLPILMILYGVLTKLIMVWFFMKYDNQIRGTTGMMMASLNIGLFAYPLVEAIWPNTGMIYFGMVDIGGAIIMFGVTYFVGSYFSSSGDSFDFKYLAKNLLKSVPLMTYIIMFILNMLNIHFPDPVIDFFSVLSGANMPLSMILIGLMLNFSIDKRFLPIAMKYILLHYGLGVIAGLLVYFFLPVDDQMVKTTLQVAWLLPVGVAIIPYAIQFKYKTLPLVGMVTNLTIVISIIILYIYQALFV, encoded by the coding sequence GTGACCCAACAATTTATCATAATTATTTTACTTATTGCATTAGGTTATGCACTTAAAAGAATTAATTACTTTAAGGCAAACGACAGCCAAGTCTTTGCAACATTAGTTCTAAATGTCACATTGCCTTCGCTCGTGATAGTTAATTTAAACGAAGCAGATTTAGATTTATCTCTTTCTGTCTTACCTATACTGATGATTTTATATGGTGTTTTAACAAAATTAATCATGGTATGGTTCTTTATGAAATATGATAATCAAATACGAGGGACAACTGGTATGATGATGGCTTCACTCAATATAGGCTTATTTGCATATCCACTAGTAGAAGCCATATGGCCAAATACTGGTATGATTTATTTTGGTATGGTAGATATTGGTGGCGCAATTATTATGTTTGGGGTTACTTACTTTGTAGGAAGCTATTTTAGTAGTTCAGGTGATAGTTTTGACTTTAAATATTTAGCGAAAAATCTTCTTAAATCAGTACCGTTAATGACATATATCATCATGTTTATTTTAAATATGCTAAATATTCATTTTCCAGATCCAGTAATTGATTTCTTCTCTGTACTATCAGGGGCTAATATGCCATTATCGATGATCTTGATAGGGTTAATGTTGAATTTTAGTATAGATAAACGCTTTTTACCAATTGCGATGAAGTACATTTTATTACATTATGGTCTAGGTGTTATCGCTGGCTTACTCGTATATTTCTTTTTACCAGTTGATGATCAAATGGTAAAAACTACACTACAGGTTGCATGGTTATTACCCGTAGGTGTAGCCATCATACCTTATGCAATTCAATTTAAATATAAGACATTACCACTGGTAGGTATGGTCACCAATTTAACGATTGTTATTAGTATAATTATATTATACATTTACCAAGCTTTATTTGTATAA
- a CDS encoding glucose 1-dehydrogenase: MFKDLEGKVVVITGAGSGIGKAMAEQFGDEKANVVINYRSERHLEVVSQTIRLIEDAGGKAIKVQADISEEDDVERLIQSAVDQFGTLDILINNAGFEKPISTHEMPLEEWQKVIDVNLTGAFIGSKTAINQFLKEDKKGVIINTSSVHDKIPWPNYVNYAASKGGLKLMMETMSMEYAQYGIRINNISPGAIVTEHTKEKFSDPTTREETLEMIPSKIIGEASQVANVARFLASDLADYIHGTTIYVDGGMTNYPAFMGGKG, from the coding sequence ATGTTTAAAGACTTAGAAGGTAAAGTTGTAGTGATTACAGGTGCTGGTAGCGGTATTGGAAAAGCTATGGCAGAACAGTTTGGTGATGAAAAAGCCAACGTCGTTATAAATTATCGCTCAGAACGCCATTTAGAAGTTGTATCTCAAACTATTAGATTAATTGAAGATGCAGGCGGCAAGGCAATCAAGGTACAAGCTGACATATCAGAAGAAGATGATGTAGAACGTTTAATTCAATCTGCTGTAGATCAATTTGGTACACTCGATATCTTAATTAATAACGCTGGATTTGAAAAACCGATTTCTACACATGAAATGCCTTTAGAAGAATGGCAAAAAGTAATTGACGTCAATTTGACTGGTGCATTTATAGGCTCAAAAACAGCTATAAACCAATTTTTAAAAGAAGATAAAAAAGGTGTAATTATCAACACGTCAAGTGTTCATGATAAAATTCCATGGCCAAACTATGTAAACTACGCAGCAAGTAAAGGCGGATTAAAATTAATGATGGAAACAATGTCGATGGAATATGCACAATATGGTATTCGTATTAATAATATTTCACCGGGAGCTATCGTTACTGAACACACGAAAGAAAAATTCTCTGATCCAACAACACGTGAAGAAACATTAGAAATGATCCCATCTAAAATCATTGGCGAAGCTAGTCAAGTTGCTAACGTCGCAAGATTTTTAGCTTCTGACTTAGCGGATTATATTCATGGCACAACAATATATGTCGATGGTGGTATGACAAATTATCCTGCATTTATGGGTGGTAAAGGTTAA
- a CDS encoding RhaT/GlcU family sugar-proton symporter produces MDILIALLPALFWGSVVLINVLVGGGPYNQIRGTTFGALIIGIILLLTGNAEFGDPTIIIVGLISGAFWALGQGYQLKSISLIGVSKTMPISTGLQLVGTTLFSAVFLGEWSTGTQVTLGLLAMVLLVIGIAITSIKGKNEASESTKNFGKAMPILLISTVGYVVYVVIAQIFGVDGMNALFFQSIGMAIGGLILSAKHETSIKSTVWNLIPGVIWGIGNLFMFYSQPKVGVATSFSLSQLLVIVSTLGGIFLLGERKDKRQMTGIWAGIVLIVIAAFVLGNIKG; encoded by the coding sequence ATGGATATATTAATTGCCCTTTTACCCGCGTTATTTTGGGGAAGTGTTGTTTTAATTAATGTGCTTGTTGGTGGTGGCCCTTATAACCAAATTAGAGGTACTACATTTGGTGCATTAATCATTGGTATTATTTTATTATTAACTGGCAATGCTGAATTTGGTGACCCCACTATTATTATTGTCGGTTTAATTTCAGGTGCTTTTTGGGCACTTGGTCAAGGCTACCAATTGAAATCAATTAGTTTAATTGGTGTGTCTAAAACAATGCCTATCTCTACTGGTTTACAATTAGTAGGTACAACATTATTTAGTGCTGTATTTTTAGGTGAATGGAGTACTGGTACTCAAGTTACACTAGGCCTACTCGCTATGGTATTACTCGTTATTGGTATTGCTATAACGTCTATTAAAGGCAAAAATGAAGCATCAGAAAGCACGAAAAACTTTGGTAAAGCAATGCCTATCTTATTAATTTCTACTGTAGGTTACGTCGTGTATGTAGTTATAGCTCAAATCTTCGGTGTAGATGGAATGAATGCCCTTTTCTTCCAATCTATAGGTATGGCGATTGGTGGCTTAATTCTATCAGCTAAACACGAAACATCAATAAAAAGTACTGTATGGAATTTAATTCCAGGTGTTATTTGGGGGATAGGTAATTTATTTATGTTCTATTCACAACCCAAAGTCGGTGTAGCAACAAGTTTTTCATTATCCCAATTATTAGTCATCGTATCTACACTTGGCGGTATTTTCCTATTAGGTGAGCGTAAAGACAAACGTCAAATGACTGGCATATGGGCTGGTATTGTTCTCATTGTCATTGCTGCCTTTGTACTCGGAAATATTAAAGGTTAA
- a CDS encoding SE1832 family protein, protein MDLKEKLAELKYDYVRLQGDLEKRESVNQQVDPLLRQLEDIEKEIASVRSEISQKERK, encoded by the coding sequence ATGGATTTAAAAGAAAAATTAGCTGAACTAAAATATGATTATGTGAGACTACAAGGTGACCTTGAAAAAAGAGAGTCCGTCAATCAACAAGTTGACCCATTATTACGACAACTTGAAGACATAGAAAAAGAAATTGCATCTGTTCGTTCAGAAATTAGTCAAAAAGAACGTAAATAA
- the mspA gene encoding membrane stabilizing protein MspA, with translation MQLYLIFLPILYLIVSYISVFKMPTIITRILRIIMALLLLFVVAITTLSFPAVNWWVFIVLLLIIGNVEITAFKNGKKDSKAVQILNIITILLFVVYAILVLVLY, from the coding sequence ATGCAACTGTACCTTATCTTTTTACCAATATTATATCTTATAGTAAGCTACATCAGTGTATTTAAAATGCCAACAATCATTACACGCATTTTACGTATTATTATGGCCTTGCTCTTATTATTTGTTGTAGCAATTACAACATTATCCTTCCCTGCAGTAAACTGGTGGGTGTTCATCGTACTATTACTTATCATTGGCAATGTAGAAATTACAGCATTTAAAAACGGTAAAAAAGATTCTAAAGCCGTTCAAATCTTAAATATAATTACAATTTTACTATTTGTGGTATACGCTATTTTAGTATTAGTATTATATTAA